Proteins from one Mucilaginibacter jinjuensis genomic window:
- a CDS encoding class I SAM-dependent rRNA methyltransferase: MIDVILKKGKEKAVMQRHPWLFSGAIDKVKGKPANGDVVRLLSTDGKFMAYGFYNDQSRVALRLLEWNEDVAIDGDWFRKKVAVAVASRAELLSDGSTNTCRLIFSEADYLPGLIVDKYADYLSLQILTSGIENNKAVIIDELEKLLQPKGIFDKSDASSREHEGLGASNGGVLAGAHPPEIVEVKENNVVYGINIAEGQKSGFYCDQRDNRHIVAAHTKGKKVLDCFCYTGGFTLNSLKQGAVSVTSVDSSALAIETLKQNIELNGLNADIHRAFQSDVNKQLRKFKEDGETFDLIVLDPPKYAPSRSALDRAARAYKDLNRIAMLLLNKGGLLATYSCSGAMDIDNFKQVLAWAALDAGKEVQFIYQFCQPEDHPVRASFPEGEYLKGLLCRVL, encoded by the coding sequence ATGATTGATGTGATCCTTAAAAAAGGGAAAGAAAAAGCGGTAATGCAAAGGCACCCATGGTTGTTCTCGGGTGCGATAGATAAGGTGAAGGGCAAACCGGCCAATGGCGATGTGGTGCGCCTGCTGAGTACGGATGGTAAGTTTATGGCTTACGGCTTTTACAACGATCAATCGCGCGTGGCGCTGCGACTGCTGGAGTGGAACGAGGATGTGGCTATTGATGGCGACTGGTTCCGTAAGAAAGTGGCAGTGGCAGTAGCAAGTCGTGCCGAATTATTGTCCGATGGCAGCACCAATACCTGCCGCTTAATTTTCAGCGAGGCTGATTACCTGCCGGGGTTAATCGTTGATAAATATGCTGATTATCTTTCTTTACAGATCCTCACATCGGGTATCGAAAACAATAAAGCTGTTATTATTGATGAGCTGGAGAAACTGTTGCAACCTAAAGGCATCTTCGATAAAAGTGACGCTTCATCGCGCGAGCATGAGGGACTTGGTGCATCAAACGGCGGCGTACTGGCCGGTGCCCATCCACCCGAAATTGTGGAAGTGAAAGAGAACAATGTAGTTTACGGCATCAACATCGCCGAAGGCCAGAAGTCTGGTTTCTACTGCGATCAGCGGGATAACCGCCATATTGTGGCTGCGCATACCAAAGGCAAAAAGGTGTTGGATTGCTTTTGCTATACCGGCGGCTTCACCTTAAATAGCCTAAAGCAAGGCGCAGTTTCGGTTACCAGTGTAGATAGTTCGGCACTGGCGATAGAAACCCTGAAACAAAATATTGAACTGAACGGTCTGAATGCCGATATACATAGAGCTTTCCAATCCGACGTAAACAAGCAACTGCGCAAGTTTAAAGAAGATGGCGAGACGTTCGATCTGATCGTTCTCGATCCACCTAAATATGCGCCATCACGCTCGGCGCTTGATCGTGCTGCACGTGCTTACAAAGATTTGAACCGTATTGCCATGCTGTTGCTGAACAAAGGCGGCTTGCTGGCTACCTATTCATGCTCTGGCGCTATGGATATCGATAACTTTAAACAAGTACTGGCCTGGGCGGCATTGGATGCAGGTAAGGAAGTGCAATTTATCTACCAATTTTGCCAGCCGGAGGATCACCCGGTTAGGGCTTCGTTCCCGGAAGGGGAGTATTTGAAGGGATTGTTGTGTAGGGTGTTGTAG
- a CDS encoding tRNA-binding protein, translating into METITWNDFEKVALHAGTILEAIDYPEARKPAYKVRVDFGEHGIKWSSAQITKHYTKEELVGRQILGVINFPKKQIGKFMSEFLVTGLADENGDIVLTAIERPVPNGSKLI; encoded by the coding sequence ATGGAAACCATCACCTGGAACGATTTTGAAAAGGTAGCCCTGCATGCTGGCACCATACTGGAAGCGATTGATTATCCCGAAGCACGTAAACCTGCTTATAAGGTAAGGGTTGATTTTGGCGAACACGGCATCAAATGGTCGAGTGCGCAGATTACGAAACATTATACGAAAGAAGAGTTGGTTGGCCGTCAAATTTTGGGTGTGATTAATTTCCCTAAAAAACAGATCGGTAAATTTATGTCGGAGTTTCTGGTAACAGGACTGGCTGACGAGAACGGCGATATCGTACTAACGGCAATTGAACGCCCGGTACCCAACGGAAGCAAACTAATATGA
- a CDS encoding nucleoside deaminase, translating into MRYINFEGEAIISPDDFFMNEAIREAKLALAEDEIPIGAIVVCKGQIIGRGHNLTERLNDVSAHAEMQALTAAANYMGGKYLPECTLYVTMEPCVMCAGASYWFQVGRIVFGAYDARLGFGRLNQKITHPKTLITGGIRENECGQMVKDFFKSRRQKT; encoded by the coding sequence ATGAGGTATATCAATTTTGAGGGCGAAGCCATCATTTCGCCCGATGATTTTTTCATGAACGAAGCCATCCGCGAAGCCAAACTGGCTTTGGCCGAAGATGAGATCCCTATTGGTGCCATTGTGGTTTGCAAAGGGCAGATCATCGGTCGCGGGCATAACTTAACCGAGCGGCTAAATGATGTTTCGGCCCATGCAGAAATGCAGGCTCTAACAGCCGCAGCCAATTATATGGGCGGCAAGTATTTACCCGAGTGTACCCTATATGTAACCATGGAACCCTGCGTTATGTGCGCAGGTGCATCGTACTGGTTCCAGGTTGGCCGCATTGTTTTTGGGGCTTATGATGCCCGGCTGGGTTTCGGCAGGTTGAACCAGAAAATCACCCATCCCAAAACATTAATTACCGGTGGCATTCGCGAAAATGAGTGCGGGCAGATGGTGAAAGACTTCTTTAAAAGCCGCCGCCAGAAAACTTGA